TTTAGATGGAAGAAAGCATTAAAGTCGACGTGCTGTCGGGCGCGGAATACAGGACGTGCCGGGGGTGCGGGCTTTGCCTGCTCCCTTGCCCCGTCTTCAAGAGTACGGGCGACATAAGAAAGACGGCGCACGGACGCAAGAAAGCGCTTCAGTGGGGCGCGGACATTCCCGAACTCGCCGAAGCAATCGACGAGTGCATCCTTTGCGCCGCGTGTGAGCCGGTTTGCCCCGTTGACAACAACGACATAACGGGCTTTACATTGAGGCAGCGCCGGGCGCTGAACAAGCGGAGAGACAGCCGTCCCGACTGGTACCCGGAACTCGCTGATAACAATAATGTGAAACAGGGGAACACGACAGGAGAGGTTGCGCTTATAATAGACAAAGACTCATCAAGCGACGCAGCCCTTGCCGGGCTTATTGATAAAATAGTTTCGCTCCTTGGAGGTACGCGCAAGGTCGGTGTTTTTTGTTTCGACTCGGACGCGCTTGAAGCCGGGCTTGC
This genomic stretch from Thermodesulfobacteriota bacterium harbors:
- a CDS encoding 4Fe-4S dicluster domain-containing protein, with translation MEESIKVDVLSGAEYRTCRGCGLCLLPCPVFKSTGDIRKTAHGRKKALQWGADIPELAEAIDECILCAACEPVCPVDNNDITGFTLRQRRALNKRRDSRPDWYPELADNNNVKQGNTTGEVALIIDKDSSSDAALAGLIDKIVSLLGGTRKVGVFCFDSDALEAGLAEPDEALKSLIGFTENARRIVATGGTTISHLRKRLSAKKIASLGETLLAMKEVTEALRPDDLLVIDSRAFNNDHKRLIRLYDRVIKDTGVKTNLDLNRVAIPTGADSLQ